A genome region from Streptomyces antimycoticus includes the following:
- a CDS encoding SDR family NAD(P)-dependent oxidoreductase, producing MSCKTALIVGASRTLGLALATEYAHRGWDVIGTVRGDRRTGLHDLAEASGGRVTVESLDMTAPEQIAALRERLAERTLDLLFVNAGITRGNIPIGDVPTEMFVEVMVTNALGPMRVVESLRSLVAPTGTIGVMSSRQGSVGFNTRGGQDVYRASKSALNQLMRSYAARYADAAHTLLLMCPGHVRTELGGPDAPLTIDQSIPGVVDTIDRHSGEPGLQYLNYQGQTVPW from the coding sequence ATGAGCTGCAAGACCGCTCTGATCGTCGGGGCCTCCCGCACCCTCGGACTCGCCCTCGCCACCGAGTACGCACACCGCGGCTGGGACGTCATCGGGACCGTCCGGGGCGATCGGCGCACCGGCCTCCACGACCTGGCCGAGGCGTCCGGAGGCCGGGTCACCGTCGAGTCGCTGGACATGACGGCGCCCGAGCAGATCGCCGCGTTGCGCGAGCGCCTGGCGGAGCGCACGCTCGACCTGCTGTTCGTCAACGCCGGCATCACCCGGGGCAACATTCCGATCGGCGACGTCCCGACCGAGATGTTCGTCGAGGTCATGGTCACCAACGCGCTCGGCCCGATGCGCGTGGTCGAGTCCCTCCGCTCGCTGGTCGCGCCGACCGGGACCATCGGCGTGATGTCCTCGCGCCAGGGCAGCGTCGGCTTCAACACCAGGGGCGGTCAGGACGTCTACCGCGCCAGCAAGTCCGCCCTGAACCAGCTGATGCGCAGCTACGCCGCCCGCTACGCCGACGCCGCGCACACGCTGCTGCTCATGTGCCCCGGCCATGTCCGCACCGAACTCGGCGGACCGGACGCGCCGCTGACCATCGACCAGTCCATCCCCGGCGTGGTGGACACGATCGACCGCCACAGCGGCGAACCGGGCCTGCAGTACCTCAACTACCAGGGCCAGACCGTGCCCTGGTAG
- a CDS encoding NAD(P)H-binding protein, translating into MIVITAPTGHIGGRLLDILLGEAPDRGEELRVIVRDPARLPDEVRARVDVVTGSHGDAEVVDRAFAGADAVFWLVPPDPRAPSMDAAYSGFTHAAAKAFTAHGIGHVVGVSALGRGTPVAGRAGHVTASLAMDDLIASTGVAYRALACPSFMDNLLRQRASIRDDGVYTDIAAPDRTAPTAATRDIAAVAAGLLLDRSWTGTGEVPVLGPEDLSAVDMARIMSDVLGRPVRYERQSLEEFRAGLAGHGLGDALVEGYVNMAYAKNNGLDDGVSRTPRITSPTTFREWCEQVLRPEVQA; encoded by the coding sequence ATGATCGTCATCACCGCTCCCACCGGCCACATCGGCGGCCGGCTGCTGGACATCCTGCTGGGCGAGGCCCCCGACCGCGGCGAAGAGCTGCGGGTCATCGTGCGCGACCCCGCGAGACTCCCCGACGAGGTCCGCGCCCGCGTCGACGTCGTCACCGGCTCGCACGGCGACGCCGAGGTCGTCGACCGGGCCTTCGCCGGCGCGGACGCCGTCTTCTGGCTGGTCCCGCCGGACCCGCGGGCGCCGAGCATGGACGCCGCGTACTCCGGGTTCACCCATGCCGCCGCGAAGGCGTTCACGGCCCATGGAATCGGACACGTCGTCGGCGTCTCGGCGCTCGGCCGCGGCACCCCCGTCGCCGGCCGCGCCGGTCATGTGACGGCGTCGCTGGCCATGGACGACCTCATCGCGAGCACCGGCGTGGCCTACCGGGCGCTCGCCTGCCCGTCCTTCATGGACAACCTGCTGCGGCAGCGGGCCTCGATCCGCGACGACGGCGTGTACACCGACATCGCCGCCCCCGACCGCACCGCACCGACGGCCGCCACCCGGGACATCGCCGCGGTCGCCGCCGGTCTGCTGCTCGACCGCTCGTGGACGGGGACGGGCGAGGTCCCGGTGCTGGGCCCCGAGGACCTTTCGGCGGTCGACATGGCGCGCATCATGTCCGATGTGCTCGGCCGCCCGGTCCGCTACGAGCGCCAGTCGCTCGAGGAGTTCCGCGCCGGACTCGCCGGACACGGCCTCGGGGACGCGCTCGTGGAGGGCTACGTCAACATGGCGTACGCCAAGAACAACGGCCTCGACGACGGAGTGTCCCGCACGCCTCGCATCACCAGCCCCACGACCTTCCGCGAGTGGTGCGAGCAGGTCCTCAGGCCGGAGGTGCAGGCATGA
- a CDS encoding LysR family transcriptional regulator produces MDLDLRKLRYFVAVAEHRHFGRAAEQLYIAQPVLSRQIRAFEQEMECTLLVRSTRSVELTDAGKRLYEEAQRILATVASAVRSVHDVDRGVQRLVVAFCSGLYVSEALRAFSSRHPEVETDVVPVRWWEQDAPLRDGRAHVAYLRRPFDHSDLRIIPIGHETRVVCMPAAHPLASRQELTSADLGGERMLDAPTRRTSSLEEKFELIASGQGIALVPLSVARSYSRPDLVHIPVTDAPSVENCLAVLADRREKVLSDFLEIATATLRATT; encoded by the coding sequence ATGGATCTCGATCTGCGCAAGCTCCGCTACTTCGTCGCGGTGGCCGAGCACCGGCACTTCGGCCGTGCGGCGGAACAGCTCTATATCGCCCAGCCGGTCCTCAGCCGCCAGATCAGGGCCTTCGAGCAGGAGATGGAGTGCACTCTGCTGGTACGGAGCACCCGCAGCGTGGAGCTGACCGATGCCGGGAAGCGGCTCTACGAGGAGGCGCAGCGGATCCTCGCGACCGTCGCCTCGGCAGTGCGGAGCGTGCACGACGTGGATCGGGGCGTCCAACGGCTCGTGGTCGCCTTCTGCTCCGGGCTGTATGTGTCGGAGGCGCTCCGGGCGTTCTCATCGCGCCACCCGGAGGTCGAGACCGATGTCGTCCCGGTGCGCTGGTGGGAGCAGGACGCGCCGCTCCGGGACGGCCGGGCCCACGTCGCCTACCTGCGGCGGCCGTTCGACCACTCGGACTTGCGCATCATCCCCATCGGCCACGAGACCAGGGTCGTCTGCATGCCCGCGGCGCACCCGCTGGCGTCCCGTCAGGAGCTCACCTCCGCGGACCTCGGCGGCGAGCGGATGCTCGACGCGCCGACGCGACGGACGTCGTCGCTCGAAGAGAAGTTCGAGCTCATCGCCTCCGGACAGGGCATCGCGCTCGTCCCGCTGAGCGTCGCGCGGTCCTACTCCCGCCCCGATCTCGTCCACATCCCCGTCACGGACGCCCCATCGGTCGAGAACTGCCTGGCCGTCCTCGCGGACCGGCGGGAGAAGGTGCTGAGCGATTTCCTGGAGATCGCCACCGCGACGCTGCGGGCCACCACCTGA
- a CDS encoding NAD(P)-dependent oxidoreductase — translation MGPVTARIAVTPRSLSQGGHPALAALEAAGYDVVFPTPGRQPTREEQLRFLPACVGYLAGVEPITREVLAAAPGLKVISRNGVGVDSVDLTAAAEQGVAVETAAGANAQGVAELAIALLLAGLRRIPPQDAALKADRWQRIEGREVVGRTLGVVGCGQIGRRVVRLGLGLGMSVRAFDAFPDPAFTPAGDFSYTTMEDLLACSDAVTLHCPPAQRPLIDKRALAAMRPGGYLVNTARSSLVDDGAVLEALAGGRLIGYATDVYDQEPPAPQELLHHPQVITTPHIGGTPERVWSAPPARPWRICYGYLPSLPETTERVMAVPADEAGNVLHLITSKLPYLPGALRQIGEYLLAHPQQAQSMTISQLASACGVAESTVSRFVRELRMDSYHSLRLSLAEATFATRSAGAGRDEEFVYEGILRGDEPPAIVGKIERSSRQTLTQTAKQVSGDAISRAVDLLHDADAVVFCCMGSSSIAAEEGVMRFTRAGKKCLLYRDQSVQVMLATILTPRDVLIGISDSGKSTAIVDAMRLARQTGATSIGITSAQDSPLAELSDVPLFTSNVTGEGLYGESVTSKWGQLLLIDILYATYAARHFDDTLQHLKETYEAGIRHSRSPGSPPVES, via the coding sequence GTGGGCCCAGTGACGGCCCGGATCGCCGTGACGCCCCGCTCGCTGTCCCAGGGCGGCCACCCCGCGCTGGCCGCCCTGGAGGCGGCGGGCTACGACGTGGTCTTCCCCACCCCCGGGCGGCAGCCCACCCGGGAGGAACAGCTGCGGTTCCTGCCCGCGTGCGTCGGCTATCTCGCCGGGGTCGAGCCCATCACCCGCGAGGTGCTGGCCGCGGCCCCCGGCCTGAAGGTCATCAGCCGCAACGGGGTCGGTGTCGACTCCGTCGACCTGACCGCCGCCGCCGAACAGGGGGTGGCCGTCGAGACCGCCGCCGGAGCCAACGCCCAGGGCGTCGCCGAACTCGCCATCGCCCTCCTGCTCGCCGGGCTGCGCCGCATCCCACCGCAGGACGCGGCGCTCAAGGCCGACCGGTGGCAGCGGATCGAGGGCCGGGAGGTGGTGGGACGCACCCTCGGGGTCGTGGGGTGCGGGCAGATCGGCCGCCGGGTCGTCCGGCTCGGCCTCGGGCTCGGCATGTCCGTACGCGCCTTCGACGCGTTCCCCGATCCGGCGTTCACCCCCGCCGGGGACTTCTCGTACACCACGATGGAGGACCTGCTCGCCTGCTCGGACGCGGTGACCCTGCACTGTCCTCCCGCGCAGCGGCCACTGATCGACAAGCGCGCCCTCGCGGCCATGCGGCCCGGTGGCTATCTGGTCAACACCGCCCGCTCGAGCCTGGTCGACGACGGCGCGGTCCTCGAAGCCCTCGCCGGGGGCAGGCTCATCGGGTACGCCACCGATGTGTACGACCAGGAGCCGCCCGCACCCCAGGAGCTGCTCCACCACCCGCAGGTGATCACCACACCCCATATCGGGGGTACACCAGAGAGAGTGTGGAGCGCGCCACCCGCGCGGCCGTGGAGAATCTGCTACGGGTACTTACCGTCCCTTCCTGAGACCACGGAGCGAGTCATGGCTGTCCCGGCGGATGAGGCCGGCAATGTGCTGCACCTCATCACCAGCAAGCTGCCCTACCTACCGGGCGCGCTGCGCCAGATCGGCGAGTATCTGCTGGCCCACCCCCAGCAGGCGCAGTCGATGACCATTTCGCAGCTCGCCTCGGCCTGCGGAGTGGCCGAGTCGACGGTCTCCCGGTTCGTCCGCGAGCTGCGCATGGACAGCTATCACTCGCTCCGCCTCAGCCTCGCCGAGGCCACCTTCGCCACCCGGTCGGCCGGCGCGGGCCGGGACGAGGAGTTCGTCTACGAGGGCATCCTCCGCGGCGACGAGCCCCCCGCCATCGTCGGCAAGATCGAGCGCAGCAGCCGCCAGACGCTGACACAGACCGCCAAGCAGGTCAGCGGCGACGCCATCAGCCGAGCCGTGGACCTGCTGCACGACGCGGACGCCGTGGTGTTCTGCTGCATGGGCTCCTCCAGCATCGCCGCGGAGGAGGGGGTCATGCGGTTCACCCGGGCGGGCAAGAAGTGTCTGCTCTACCGTGACCAGAGTGTGCAGGTCATGCTGGCCACCATCCTGACGCCGCGGGATGTGCTGATCGGCATCAGCGACTCCGGCAAGTCCACCGCGATCGTGGACGCCATGCGGCTCGCCCGGCAGACCGGGGCCACCTCGATCGGCATCACCTCGGCCCAGGACAGCCCGCTGGCGGAGCTCAGCGATGTACCGCTGTTCACCTCGAACGTCACGGGGGAGGGGCTGTACGGGGAGTCCGTCACCTCGAAGTGGGGCCAGCTCCTGCTGATCGACATCCTCTACGCCACCTACGCGGCGCGCCACTTCGACGACACCCTCCAGCACCTCAAGGAGACCTACGAGGCGGGCATCCGCCACTCCCGTTCCCCCGGCAGCCCGCCGGTGGAGAGCTGA
- a CDS encoding glucose-6-phosphate isomerase: MSATAPRPAVVTDFSLVTGLSQTKKPLQRRISAMAGMYADQEAARRLAEEDVLVYEFFDMGVPQSSGEVAYGTSITYPGKVGDEYFMTKGHFHSVLDTAEIYYCLRGRGLMMMENPEGDVQWEEFTPGQGVYVPGRYAHRSINTSPDEPLITFFAFPGHAGHDYGTIESKGFRKIVVERDGAPAVVDNPKWAQ, encoded by the coding sequence ATGAGCGCCACCGCCCCCCGCCCCGCCGTCGTCACCGACTTCAGCCTCGTCACCGGGCTCTCCCAGACCAAGAAGCCGCTCCAGCGCCGCATCTCCGCCATGGCCGGGATGTACGCCGACCAGGAGGCCGCGCGGCGGCTGGCCGAAGAGGACGTGCTGGTCTACGAGTTCTTCGACATGGGCGTCCCCCAGAGCTCGGGCGAGGTGGCCTACGGCACCAGCATCACCTACCCGGGCAAGGTCGGCGACGAGTACTTCATGACCAAGGGCCACTTCCACTCCGTCCTCGACACCGCCGAGATCTACTACTGCCTGCGCGGCCGGGGCCTGATGATGATGGAGAACCCCGAGGGCGATGTGCAGTGGGAGGAGTTCACCCCCGGCCAGGGCGTCTACGTCCCCGGCCGGTACGCCCACCGCTCCATCAACACCTCGCCCGATGAGCCGCTGATCACCTTCTTCGCCTTCCCCGGCCACGCCGGACACGACTACGGCACCATCGAGTCCAAGGGCTTCCGCAAGATCGTGGTGGAGCGCGACGGCGCCCCGGCGGTCGTGGACAACCCGAAGTGGGCCCAGTGA
- the glpK gene encoding glycerol kinase GlpK, producing MTHRYVMALDAGTTSIRAILFDKAGDIAAVESQEFPQIYPQPGWVEHNPLDIWNTQVTVAKQVLAQAECGAEDIAAIGVTNQRETVVIWDRATGEPIHHAIVWQDRRTAGLCEELKARGLEEHVKRTTGLIIDAYFSGTKVKWILDNVPGARQRADRGELAFGTVDSWLIWNLTGGAAHVTDYTNASRTMLFDITRLDWDQRLLDELDIPRAILPEVRPTSEVYGHTEESVLLGARIPVASAVGDQQGALFGQSCFEVGTVKATYGTGASLVLNTGDSPVFSDSGMLTTIAWGLDGGVEYALEGLIFVAAASIQWLRDELQIVYDAEDTEYAARHVPDTNGVYVVPAFVGLAAPYWDQYARGAILGLTRGASRKHVIRATLESIAYQIRDVITCMEADSGISTREIKVDGGATANNFLMQFQADILDVPVLRPTVIESSARGAAFLAGLATGFWTDRAELTGTFRLERRFDCAMDRARADRLYAGWQKAVGCARDWEEH from the coding sequence ATGACCCACCGCTACGTCATGGCCCTCGACGCGGGTACCACCAGCATCCGGGCCATCCTCTTCGACAAGGCGGGCGACATCGCCGCGGTCGAAAGCCAGGAGTTCCCCCAGATCTATCCGCAGCCCGGCTGGGTCGAGCACAACCCGCTCGACATCTGGAACACCCAGGTCACCGTCGCCAAGCAGGTGCTGGCCCAGGCCGAATGCGGTGCCGAGGACATCGCCGCCATCGGTGTCACCAACCAGCGCGAGACGGTGGTGATCTGGGACCGCGCCACCGGTGAGCCCATCCACCACGCGATCGTCTGGCAGGACCGCCGCACCGCCGGGCTGTGCGAAGAACTCAAGGCCCGCGGCCTGGAAGAACACGTCAAGCGCACCACCGGGCTGATCATCGACGCCTACTTCTCCGGCACCAAGGTGAAGTGGATCCTCGACAACGTCCCCGGCGCACGGCAGCGCGCCGACCGTGGCGAGCTCGCGTTCGGCACCGTCGACAGCTGGCTGATCTGGAACCTCACCGGCGGCGCCGCACACGTCACCGACTACACCAACGCCTCGCGCACCATGCTGTTCGACATCACCCGACTCGACTGGGACCAGCGGCTGCTCGACGAGCTCGACATCCCCCGCGCGATCCTGCCCGAGGTGCGCCCCACCAGCGAGGTCTACGGCCACACCGAGGAGTCGGTGCTGCTCGGCGCCCGGATCCCGGTCGCCTCGGCCGTCGGCGACCAGCAGGGCGCGCTGTTCGGCCAGTCGTGCTTCGAGGTGGGCACGGTGAAGGCCACGTACGGCACCGGGGCCTCACTGGTCCTCAACACCGGCGACAGCCCCGTCTTCAGCGACAGCGGCATGCTCACCACCATCGCCTGGGGCCTCGACGGCGGCGTGGAGTACGCCCTGGAAGGTCTGATCTTCGTGGCCGCCGCCTCCATCCAGTGGCTGCGCGACGAGCTGCAGATCGTCTACGACGCCGAGGACACCGAGTACGCCGCCCGGCACGTCCCCGACACCAACGGCGTCTATGTCGTACCGGCCTTCGTCGGGCTCGCCGCCCCGTACTGGGACCAGTACGCCCGCGGCGCCATCCTCGGCCTGACCCGCGGCGCCAGCCGCAAGCACGTCATCCGCGCCACGCTGGAGTCCATCGCCTACCAGATCCGCGACGTCATCACCTGCATGGAGGCTGACTCGGGCATCTCCACCCGGGAGATCAAGGTCGATGGCGGAGCCACCGCCAACAACTTCCTCATGCAGTTCCAGGCCGACATCCTCGACGTCCCCGTGCTGCGCCCCACCGTCATCGAGTCCTCGGCCCGCGGCGCGGCCTTCCTCGCCGGCCTGGCCACCGGGTTCTGGACGGACCGGGCCGAGCTGACCGGCACCTTCCGGCTCGAGCGCCGCTTCGACTGCGCGATGGACCGCGCCCGGGCCGACCGGCTCTACGCGGGCTGGCAGAAGGCGGTGGGCTGCGCCCGGGACTGGGAGGAGCACTGA
- a CDS encoding zinc-dependent dehydrogenase has translation MKAAVLRRPGELAVEDVAEPTVVGDDLLVRVRAASICGTDLRIFKHGHFKIRDGQPRVLGHEVAGDVVAAGPRVTAFHPGMRVSVTPNVGCGRCDMCRHGYNNMCPDYEAFGISIDGGFQELLRVPGFAVQRGNVFEIPEGLSYAEAALVEPFSCCYSGQRGLRVGPEDVVVITGAGPIGAFHVLLGKLAGARKVIISNRGRPRLDLAARLGADVCVGVREQDLAEVVREHTDGRGADVVITAVSDPQVQAQAAELLAPHGRLNYFAGLGAARTIPVDTNAVHYKGLTLTGTTGSTNGDYGRCLRLVGERRVDLSPLISEVFPLEKIHDAFAYAASGAGMKAMVAFDGDPHATTTRPVAPGEGR, from the coding sequence ATGAAGGCCGCCGTTCTGCGCCGACCCGGGGAGCTGGCGGTCGAGGACGTGGCCGAGCCCACCGTCGTCGGCGACGACCTGCTGGTGCGGGTCCGGGCCGCCTCCATCTGCGGCACCGACCTGCGCATCTTCAAGCACGGGCACTTCAAGATCCGCGACGGGCAGCCGCGGGTGCTGGGCCACGAGGTGGCGGGGGACGTGGTGGCGGCCGGGCCGCGGGTGACCGCGTTCCACCCGGGCATGCGGGTCAGCGTCACCCCGAACGTGGGCTGTGGCCGCTGCGACATGTGCCGCCACGGTTACAACAACATGTGCCCGGACTACGAGGCGTTCGGCATCAGCATCGACGGCGGCTTCCAGGAGCTGCTGCGGGTGCCCGGCTTCGCCGTCCAGCGCGGCAACGTCTTCGAGATCCCCGAGGGCCTCTCGTACGCCGAGGCGGCCCTGGTGGAGCCGTTCTCCTGCTGCTACAGCGGGCAGCGCGGGCTCCGGGTGGGCCCCGAGGACGTCGTGGTCATCACCGGGGCGGGCCCCATCGGCGCCTTCCATGTGCTGCTCGGCAAGCTCGCCGGGGCCCGTAAGGTGATCATCTCCAACCGTGGCCGTCCCCGGCTGGACCTCGCCGCCCGGCTCGGCGCCGATGTGTGCGTCGGGGTTCGCGAACAGGACCTGGCCGAGGTCGTCCGCGAGCACACCGACGGCCGGGGCGCGGACGTGGTCATCACGGCGGTGTCCGACCCCCAGGTACAGGCCCAGGCGGCGGAACTGCTCGCCCCGCACGGCCGGCTCAACTACTTCGCGGGCCTCGGCGCCGCGCGGACCATCCCGGTCGACACCAACGCGGTGCACTACAAGGGCCTCACCCTGACCGGGACGACCGGCTCGACCAATGGCGACTACGGCCGATGTCTGCGGCTGGTCGGCGAGCGCCGCGTCGATCTGTCACCGCTGATCAGTGAGGTGTTTCCCCTGGAGAAGATCCACGACGCCTTCGCCTACGCGGCCTCCGGCGCCGGAATGAAGGCCATGGTCGCGTTCGACGGCGACCCCCACGCCACCACGACGCGCCCCGTGGCGCCGGGGGAAGGCAGGTGA
- a CDS encoding galactitol-1-phosphate 5-dehydrogenase: MKAAVLQSKGVLTLTDVPAPAPVGDRSVLVRVGGVGVCGSDVLRYGRGKAYHYPLVLGHEFSAVVEEAPEGSRFRPGDRAAVFPLLPDPADPMTQIGEYALSSGYDYYGSRRDGAMAEFLQVPEANLVPVARDVPLVHAAMVEPAAVALHAMLKFRLPAHATALVIGAGPIGALAAQWLRILGAGEVYVADVDERKRAVMAGLGFPVIDASAADTVDAVRELTGGRGVDCAVEASGLPATLIQAITAAAPLGQVMLLGDLSGDLTLPQALVSSVLRRELRLYGTWNSRITPAGRSEWDMVVHHLGRDLKVAPLISHTPSLEEAPAMFADMLERRTWYNKVVFAVADQAQTELIRPGVVGGVA; the protein is encoded by the coding sequence ATGAAAGCAGCAGTACTGCAATCGAAGGGCGTCCTCACCCTCACCGACGTCCCCGCCCCCGCTCCCGTGGGCGACCGCTCCGTCCTCGTGCGCGTCGGCGGTGTCGGCGTGTGCGGCTCGGACGTGCTGAGATACGGCCGCGGGAAGGCGTATCACTATCCGCTCGTCCTGGGCCATGAGTTCTCCGCCGTGGTCGAGGAGGCGCCGGAGGGAAGCCGCTTCCGCCCCGGCGACCGCGCCGCGGTCTTCCCCCTTCTGCCCGACCCGGCCGACCCGATGACCCAGATCGGCGAGTACGCCCTCAGCTCCGGCTACGACTACTACGGGTCGCGGCGCGACGGCGCCATGGCGGAGTTCCTCCAGGTGCCCGAGGCCAATCTGGTGCCGGTGGCGCGGGATGTGCCGCTGGTCCACGCCGCCATGGTGGAGCCCGCCGCGGTCGCCCTGCACGCCATGCTGAAGTTCCGGCTGCCCGCCCATGCCACCGCGCTGGTGATCGGCGCCGGACCCATCGGAGCGCTGGCCGCCCAGTGGCTTCGCATCCTGGGCGCCGGCGAGGTGTACGTGGCCGATGTCGACGAGCGCAAGCGCGCCGTCATGGCCGGTCTCGGCTTCCCGGTCATCGACGCGTCCGCCGCAGACACGGTGGACGCGGTGCGAGAGCTGACCGGCGGCCGGGGCGTGGACTGCGCGGTGGAGGCGAGCGGTCTGCCCGCCACCCTGATCCAGGCCATCACCGCGGCGGCCCCGCTCGGCCAGGTCATGCTGCTGGGCGACCTGTCCGGCGATCTGACCCTGCCGCAAGCCCTGGTCTCCTCCGTCCTCCGCCGTGAGCTGCGCCTCTACGGCACCTGGAACTCCAGGATCACCCCGGCCGGACGCAGCGAATGGGACATGGTGGTCCACCATCTGGGCCGCGATCTGAAGGTGGCGCCACTCATCAGCCACACCCCGAGCCTGGAGGAGGCACCGGCGATGTTCGCCGACATGCTGGAGCGCCGCACCTGGTACAACAAGGTCGTCTTCGCGGTCGCCGACCAGGCCCAGACCGAGCTCATCCGGCCCGGTGTCGTCGGAGGTGTCGCATGA
- a CDS encoding SDR family oxidoreductase gives MTTTYEPAPGTALEGKVAIITGGASGIGEAVGRIFAANRAKVLLVDTDGKRLQQVVTSIQSQGGDCVGIEADVTEEEQVQSFFRTAVEEWGRVDLLVNSAGRDSLSPPVTEVTLEEWNKTIGPNLTAVFLCCREAFRIMERQPTGGRIINMGSSSARLASGPGHSPYRASKHGMMGFSKNILLEGKEKNIGVTVINPSHVKTPMTEIIDKGLYDGDIPAYLDGWLDDKELAEGIHASCIDVDNVAEVSLYVATRTPDVTIPQIALYPTHKAHRYGMEV, from the coding sequence ATGACCACCACCTATGAACCCGCTCCCGGCACGGCGCTGGAGGGCAAGGTCGCCATCATCACCGGTGGCGCCTCCGGCATCGGCGAGGCCGTCGGCCGGATCTTCGCGGCCAACCGGGCCAAGGTCCTCCTGGTCGACACCGACGGCAAGCGACTCCAGCAGGTCGTCACCTCCATCCAGTCCCAGGGCGGCGACTGCGTGGGCATCGAAGCCGACGTCACCGAGGAGGAGCAGGTCCAGAGCTTCTTCCGGACCGCCGTGGAGGAGTGGGGGCGGGTCGATCTGCTCGTCAACAGCGCGGGCCGCGACTCCCTTTCACCCCCCGTGACCGAGGTGACGCTGGAGGAGTGGAACAAGACCATCGGCCCCAATCTGACCGCGGTCTTCCTGTGCTGCCGCGAGGCGTTCCGCATCATGGAGCGGCAGCCCACCGGCGGGCGCATCATCAATATGGGATCGTCCTCGGCCCGGTTGGCCTCCGGCCCCGGCCACAGCCCCTACCGCGCCTCCAAGCACGGGATGATGGGATTCAGCAAGAACATTCTCCTTGAGGGCAAGGAGAAGAACATCGGTGTGACGGTGATCAACCCGTCGCACGTCAAGACCCCGATGACCGAGATCATCGACAAGGGCCTGTACGACGGCGACATCCCCGCCTACCTCGACGGCTGGCTGGACGACAAGGAACTCGCCGAGGGCATCCACGCCAGCTGCATCGACGTCGACAACGTCGCCGAGGTCTCCCTCTACGTGGCCACGCGCACGCCCGACGTCACCATCCCCCAGATCGCGCTCTACCCGACGCACAAGGCACACCGTTATGGCATGGAAGTCTGA
- the eda gene encoding bifunctional 4-hydroxy-2-oxoglutarate aldolase/2-dehydro-3-deoxy-phosphogluconate aldolase → MNPSELLGELRRVRVVPVVTLPHVRHADPLGETLLGAGLPVAEITFRSPAARDGIATLRARHPGLLVGAGTVLDRATVDHAIDAGAQFVVAPGFHPDVVDHCIEREIPVVPGINNPTGIEAALARSLPLVKYFPAEASGGLRLLDAMAAPYDGMAFMPTGGLTPDNLPDYLSRPHVAACGGTWIASTALLAEGAYEAIGRNARRAVEIATAATP, encoded by the coding sequence ATGAACCCCAGCGAACTCCTCGGCGAACTGCGCCGCGTCCGGGTCGTCCCGGTCGTCACCCTGCCCCACGTACGCCACGCCGACCCGCTCGGCGAGACGCTGCTGGGGGCGGGCCTGCCGGTCGCCGAGATCACCTTCCGCAGCCCGGCCGCCCGGGACGGGATCGCCACACTGCGCGCCCGCCACCCCGGGCTGCTGGTCGGCGCCGGTACGGTCCTGGACCGCGCGACCGTGGACCACGCCATCGACGCCGGAGCCCAGTTCGTGGTGGCGCCCGGCTTCCACCCGGACGTCGTGGACCACTGCATCGAGCGGGAGATCCCCGTCGTCCCCGGCATCAACAACCCCACCGGCATCGAGGCGGCCCTGGCCAGGAGCCTGCCCCTGGTGAAGTACTTCCCGGCCGAGGCGTCGGGCGGACTGCGGCTGCTGGACGCCATGGCCGCTCCGTACGACGGGATGGCGTTCATGCCCACGGGCGGCCTGACGCCGGACAACCTCCCCGACTATCTGAGCCGCCCGCACGTGGCCGCCTGCGGCGGCACCTGGATCGCCAGTACGGCGCTGCTGGCCGAGGGCGCGTACGAGGCCATCGGGCGCAACGCCCGCCGGGCGGTCGAGATCGCCACCGCGGCCACCCCTTAG